One window from the genome of Bacteroidota bacterium encodes:
- a CDS encoding T9SS type A sorting domain-containing protein has translation MKKINVLIYLSLFLCLTTQAQMQKWCIPPYLVDLSGPPPTPTIATSSLSAGSYLTSANAAFDKTGNMLFYVRSGEIVTPAGAVVNAFPVPLSLEISIVPVPGHCTRYYVIAIGYDVAGGPVDLYYTMVETAGGISIVTGFNNVNLGVVGNGKAGLAVSRLRADRTRFLFTVGGTAVQRFRITDSGINLEEGLMHNISGLGNNQAVDVELKENIATGTMKLAWGQTTWFVGIPNKVHVLNLTSSGGVVLPRNDYAIPGLQGVYGLEFYGYSGTHLAVGQTSSTDGIALIDLSTSSVSFIPSSSNYAGSQIETAPNGRIYVLSTSKELAIIDPGAGTITNTSLILSSYSGIFENTLPEQINDEDYITANFRAQLMARDNYSDVGAEPYEPTPPTDFVSSPDLWNRRDSLGDSLVHQNPGYASTTFGNLMKMRVTNIGCVPSTTSYVKMYWTLASTGESWPGSWTGAVMYGSQPAGGQLTLSSAYSTYTSGQGYAVPALNPGQSAIISAKWFPPSPASFPSGTVSDPVNICFLGRIVDPLQDPMYSELPVAASINHNVTFNNNIVTRNTYLANLPGNFKVAQAPREISLLVQNYLSATQLFNINFAALLQSDLAFANLGTITLKVDNALWSAWVQGGQQASGLTVSNQQTHEFTVTNLSNAVLYNVSMNANDAMLVTLGFVLNNPTQVTNTYRFGITQERSDWQQGEERYGSPCTFIVDIVQDSTGGGQDSSSMKKQTSTSVQSIEVEQALSQKLIVYPNPSANEAIVKLELAEQESVLSVKITDISGKLIKQITDTKTDKTRGDQSIHIITSELPNGVYIVNVQTTEGLHSAKMNVAH, from the coding sequence ATGAAAAAGATCAATGTATTAATTTACCTAAGCTTGTTTTTGTGTTTAACAACACAAGCCCAAATGCAAAAATGGTGTATCCCTCCTTATCTTGTTGATTTATCGGGACCTCCACCCACTCCTACTATTGCTACCAGTAGCTTATCGGCCGGTAGTTATCTCACATCGGCAAATGCCGCGTTTGACAAAACGGGAAATATGCTGTTTTATGTAAGAAGCGGAGAAATTGTAACACCGGCCGGTGCCGTTGTAAACGCGTTTCCTGTTCCCTTATCACTTGAAATCTCAATTGTCCCTGTTCCCGGTCATTGTACAAGGTACTATGTCATTGCCATAGGGTATGATGTAGCGGGCGGTCCGGTAGATTTGTATTATACCATGGTAGAAACTGCCGGTGGCATTAGCATTGTAACAGGATTTAATAACGTTAATTTGGGCGTAGTAGGTAATGGAAAAGCCGGATTAGCCGTTTCAAGGTTACGTGCGGATAGAACCCGTTTTCTTTTCACTGTTGGTGGTACTGCTGTCCAAAGGTTTCGTATTACCGATAGTGGAATAAATCTTGAAGAAGGATTAATGCACAACATCTCTGGTCTTGGTAATAACCAGGCAGTTGATGTTGAACTGAAAGAAAACATTGCAACCGGAACGATGAAACTGGCTTGGGGACAAACTACCTGGTTTGTCGGTATTCCCAATAAAGTCCACGTATTAAACTTAACCAGTTCAGGTGGTGTCGTACTTCCTAGAAATGATTATGCCATACCCGGATTACAAGGTGTTTATGGGCTTGAGTTTTATGGTTATAGCGGCACCCATCTGGCTGTAGGACAAACTTCTTCAACTGATGGTATTGCATTAATTGATTTATCAACCAGTTCCGTTAGCTTCATTCCCAGCTCAAGTAATTATGCAGGCTCACAAATAGAAACCGCACCAAATGGAAGGATTTATGTGTTGAGTACCTCTAAGGAGTTGGCAATAATAGACCCCGGAGCGGGCACAATTACCAATACATCGCTTATTTTAAGCAGCTACTCAGGAATATTTGAAAACACCTTGCCTGAGCAGATAAACGATGAAGATTATATCACGGCAAACTTTAGGGCACAGCTAATGGCGCGTGATAACTACTCTGATGTTGGTGCCGAGCCCTATGAGCCAACCCCTCCCACAGATTTTGTTTCAAGCCCTGACCTTTGGAACCGCAGAGATAGCTTAGGTGATTCGCTTGTACACCAAAACCCCGGTTACGCATCAACCACTTTTGGAAACTTAATGAAGATGCGTGTTACCAATATTGGCTGCGTGCCCTCAACCACAAGTTATGTAAAAATGTATTGGACCTTGGCCAGTACCGGTGAAAGCTGGCCGGGAAGCTGGACAGGCGCAGTGATGTACGGTTCACAACCCGCAGGAGGTCAGCTCACTCTTAGCTCTGCATACAGCACCTACACATCCGGTCAGGGATATGCCGTCCCTGCGCTTAACCCCGGCCAAAGTGCCATTATATCTGCTAAATGGTTTCCGCCCTCTCCAGCATCTTTTCCTTCAGGTACAGTTTCCGACCCTGTAAATATTTGCTTCCTTGGCCGGATTGTAGACCCGCTACAAGACCCTATGTACAGTGAGTTACCCGTTGCGGCTTCAATAAACCACAATGTTACCTTTAACAATAATATTGTTACCCGCAACACTTACTTAGCAAACCTACCCGGTAATTTTAAAGTTGCTCAAGCACCACGTGAAATCTCTCTTCTTGTTCAGAATTACCTAAGCGCAACGCAATTATTCAACATTAATTTTGCTGCTCTTTTGCAAAGTGATTTGGCATTTGCCAATTTGGGCACTATTACTTTAAAAGTAGATAATGCCCTTTGGAGTGCTTGGGTGCAAGGCGGCCAACAAGCTAGCGGGCTTACGGTAAGTAATCAGCAAACACATGAGTTTACTGTAACTAATTTAAGCAATGCCGTTCTTTATAATGTAAGCATGAATGCAAACGATGCTATGCTTGTTACACTTGGGTTTGTGCTAAACAATCCTACACAAGTAACCAATACCTACCGGTTCGGCATTACACAGGAGAGAAGCGATTGGCAACAAGGTGAAGAAAGGTATGGAAGCCCATGCACCTTTATTGTTGACATAGTTCAGGATAGCACAGGTGGCGGACAGGATAGCTCATCGATGAAAAAACAAACCAGCACAAGTGTACAAAGCATTGAAGTTGAGCAAGCTTTATCACAAAAGCTTATTGTATATCCCAACCCATCGGCTAATGAGGCTATTGTGAAACTTGAATTGGCTGAACAGGAATCTGTACTATCTGTTAAGATTACAGACATTTCAGGTAAGCTAATTAAGCAAATTACAGACACCAAAACCGATAAGACAAGGGGAGACCAATCGATACACATTATTACATCAGAACTTCCAAACGGTGTATACATTGTAAATGTTCAAACCACAGAAGGATTACACTCTGCTAAAATGAATGTAGCACACTAA
- a CDS encoding response regulator transcription factor → MLNAIIIDDKPANIETLKSLIDTYCPQLSIVGTATNIEEGSSSIIRLNPSIVFLDIEMPEGNGFDLLKRFNPAPFAVIFTTAYNQYAVQAFRENALDYLLKPIDIEALQESVAKAEKHIYLEQTGKNLEKYMRQLQVPDTSKIALPTQEGYLFVDHTNVIHCEASGSYTHIYLQEGKKILVSMRLKECEDILPAKSFFRVHHSHIIGLRHISKYIRGRGGYLVMQDGSKVEVSASRKDEFLELVKYHY, encoded by the coding sequence ATGCTTAACGCTATAATTATTGACGACAAACCCGCCAATATTGAGACTCTTAAAAGCCTTATTGATACATACTGCCCGCAACTAAGTATTGTTGGTACAGCTACCAATATTGAAGAAGGTTCTTCATCCATTATCCGATTAAATCCATCAATAGTTTTTCTTGACATTGAGATGCCTGAAGGTAACGGTTTTGATTTATTGAAAAGATTTAACCCTGCCCCTTTTGCTGTAATCTTTACTACTGCTTACAACCAATACGCCGTGCAGGCTTTTAGGGAAAACGCCCTCGATTATTTGCTGAAACCCATTGACATTGAAGCACTACAGGAATCAGTGGCAAAGGCAGAAAAGCATATATACTTAGAACAAACAGGCAAAAATCTTGAGAAATACATGCGGCAGCTGCAAGTGCCTGATACAAGTAAAATTGCACTCCCTACTCAAGAAGGGTACTTGTTTGTAGACCATACCAATGTGATACATTGTGAAGCTTCCGGCAGCTATACCCATATTTATCTGCAAGAAGGCAAAAAAATACTGGTAAGTATGAGGCTTAAAGAATGTGAAGATATTTTACCTGCCAAATCGTTTTTTAGAGTTCATCATTCCCATATCATCGGGCTACGCCACATCAGCAAATATATCAGGGGCAGAGGCGGCTACTTGGTTATGCAAGACGGCTCAAAAGTTGAAGTTTCTGCAAGCCGAAAAGACGAATTTCTTGAATTAGTGAAGTACCATTACTAA
- a CDS encoding cytochrome c, protein MPWIFYSGMTDEDLKAIYAYLKSIPPIQNKVKKFEIQTASTSEKK, encoded by the coding sequence ATGCCCTGGATTTTTTATTCAGGTATGACAGACGAGGATCTTAAAGCAATTTATGCCTACCTTAAAAGTATCCCTCCTATACAGAACAAGGTTAAGAAATTTGAAATTCAAACTGCTTCAACTTCTGAAAAGAAATAA
- a CDS encoding GNAT family N-acetyltransferase → MSNSAIVAIDPKNKTALKRFISLERELMKDNLYYISELDGDVSKFLSGKSLLAQNMEFGLFIATKSGKDIGRCAAIINKTYQQQKQPGSGFIGFFASADGYENEVKQLIAKAESWLKERLVSKVIAPVNGGAPNAMGFLVTAFDEDPMFPFPWTAPHYPAHFEKLNYQPTYPLWYYNVDFNGEKYKKAKAKYSNYTEATIRPISKKNWDKDIETITDILNETFVHEWEFTKMSHGAMKEFFAPMKDALAAEQILIAEANGKPVGFCLAVPDLTPLFRSFNGKIGLKALFKLITGATKKFQRAGILGIGVSDEFKGKGLAKAIAMKTYTYHESLGLKSSLYFPVNEGNSKSRGFAESIGGTGRLMYQVFDKDISQ, encoded by the coding sequence ATGAGTAACAGTGCTATTGTAGCTATTGACCCAAAAAACAAAACCGCTTTAAAGCGATTCATTTCATTAGAAAGAGAACTAATGAAAGACAATCTCTACTATATTTCTGAGTTAGACGGTGATGTATCCAAATTTCTAAGTGGTAAGAGTTTATTGGCTCAAAACATGGAATTTGGATTATTTATCGCTACGAAGTCAGGAAAAGATATCGGAAGATGCGCTGCCATCATCAACAAAACCTATCAGCAACAAAAGCAGCCCGGTTCAGGTTTCATTGGTTTTTTTGCTTCCGCAGATGGATATGAAAACGAAGTAAAGCAGCTGATTGCAAAAGCTGAAAGCTGGTTAAAAGAAAGACTGGTAAGCAAGGTGATTGCACCCGTAAACGGCGGTGCCCCTAATGCCATGGGATTTTTGGTTACTGCTTTTGATGAAGACCCGATGTTCCCCTTCCCTTGGACAGCACCACACTACCCCGCCCACTTTGAAAAATTGAACTATCAACCCACATACCCTTTGTGGTATTATAATGTGGATTTTAATGGTGAAAAATACAAAAAAGCTAAAGCCAAGTATAGCAATTACACAGAGGCAACTATCCGACCAATTTCTAAAAAGAACTGGGATAAGGACATTGAAACCATCACAGATATACTCAATGAAACGTTTGTTCACGAATGGGAATTTACCAAAATGAGTCATGGAGCCATGAAGGAGTTCTTTGCTCCAATGAAAGACGCTTTAGCTGCCGAACAAATACTTATTGCTGAGGCAAACGGCAAGCCCGTTGGGTTCTGTCTTGCTGTACCCGACCTAACTCCCTTATTCCGTTCATTTAATGGAAAAATTGGTCTGAAAGCACTCTTTAAACTGATAACCGGAGCAACAAAAAAGTTTCAACGAGCAGGTATTCTGGGAATTGGAGTATCGGATGAATTTAAAGGTAAAGGATTAGCCAAAGCCATTGCCATGAAAACCTATACCTACCATGAGTCTCTGGGCTTGAAGAGCAGCTTGTATTTTCCTGTAAATGAAGGCAACTCAAAGTCTCGCGGGTTTGCTGAGTCGATAGGTGGAACCGGCCGTTTAATGTATCAGGTATTCGATAAGGATATCAGCCAATAA
- a CDS encoding helix-turn-helix transcriptional regulator — translation MNFNFYIPQKLKGISPIIWEMNADSPTNWQMLPESLLSLTFKLKGPWKIHSEIFTEKSYNPTEKLSFICGLQTKPFKISFSNLQIMGVGLSPIAAKLLFGIPCSELLNYAVSTEEIFPEHIEMIENEIQKLPDFISRAIWIEDFVLKHLQDHPDYGLAIKVSNVLDQITHNKIHGKPVDIYSLSGYSRMHTYRIFKDWVGLSPSKSIVIRQFNHTLENMHHNQETMTQIALANGYYDQPHLIRTFKQFAEMTPREYLKNKTEVVGQLPF, via the coding sequence ATGAACTTTAATTTTTATATCCCTCAAAAGCTGAAAGGCATATCTCCAATTATCTGGGAAATGAATGCAGATAGTCCTACCAATTGGCAAATGCTACCGGAAAGTTTACTTTCTCTTACCTTCAAGCTCAAGGGGCCGTGGAAGATTCATAGCGAGATATTTACGGAAAAATCGTATAACCCTACGGAAAAGCTCTCTTTTATATGCGGACTTCAAACCAAGCCGTTTAAAATATCTTTTTCTAACCTACAAATAATGGGAGTGGGATTAAGTCCAATAGCTGCAAAGCTATTGTTTGGCATTCCTTGCAGTGAATTGTTAAACTATGCCGTTAGTACGGAAGAAATCTTCCCTGAACACATTGAAATGATTGAAAATGAAATTCAGAAATTACCTGATTTCATTTCCCGAGCCATTTGGATTGAGGACTTTGTGCTAAAGCATTTACAAGATCACCCCGACTATGGTTTGGCAATAAAAGTGAGTAATGTTCTAGACCAGATTACTCACAATAAGATACATGGAAAACCGGTAGACATATATAGCCTCAGTGGCTATTCACGAATGCACACGTACCGGATATTCAAAGACTGGGTGGGGCTTTCGCCTTCAAAATCTATTGTTATCCGTCAGTTCAATCATACGCTGGAAAATATGCACCACAATCAGGAAACAATGACTCAGATTGCGCTGGCTAATGGCTATTATGATCAACCCCACTTAATCCGTACATTCAAACAATTTGCAGAGATGACACCGCGCGAGTACCTAAAGAACAAAACGGAGGTTGTGGGTCAGCTACCCTTCTAA
- a CDS encoding DUF4395 domain-containing protein, which yields MNFDQIKNLVMFKELVCPISNEKIDSNVSRLTIFISVILVAVFILTLQPWFLYVAALDYFIRAFGNSQYSLLRFFALKISEIFGWSPKMIDKAPKVFASRLGFLCLLASSGLIILGQTLASIIIAAMAGSLFLLDASNIICVGCVIYHHLVFPHFKNKKV from the coding sequence ATGAATTTTGACCAAATTAAAAATTTAGTCATGTTCAAAGAACTAGTATGTCCAATTTCAAACGAAAAAATTGACAGCAATGTAAGCCGACTTACAATATTCATAAGTGTAATACTAGTTGCCGTTTTTATTCTCACTCTGCAGCCGTGGTTTTTATACGTAGCTGCTCTAGATTATTTTATAAGAGCATTTGGAAATAGCCAATATAGTCTCCTACGGTTTTTTGCATTAAAAATATCTGAAATCTTTGGCTGGAGCCCCAAAATGATTGATAAAGCGCCAAAAGTGTTTGCATCTCGTTTGGGTTTTCTTTGTTTACTCGCGTCATCTGGGTTGATTATCCTAGGGCAAACATTGGCTTCAATTATTATTGCAGCTATGGCCGGCTCTCTGTTTTTGTTGGATGCTTCAAATATTATTTGTGTTGGGTGTGTTATTTATCATCATTTGGTTTTCCCTCACTTTAAAAATAAAAAAGTGTAA
- a CDS encoding Crp/Fnr family transcriptional regulator, translated as MFEKTKDLFSEFTFLNPKDLLQLATIIKFKHLKKGEHLVREGAFNYNAIKVIKGLLAHYVIDKNGVEKTLLFVPEKGFSGSLQTTMNKKPADENIVALENSWLVSIDIRELEKLASENIRILKILSQSYKEIILDAATRIKYLIVHSPEERYLHFTKTYPNLEQRVKQKDLASFLGITVSSLSRIRARIAKNKN; from the coding sequence ATGTTTGAAAAAACTAAGGATCTATTTAGCGAATTTACATTTCTGAATCCCAAGGACCTGCTTCAACTTGCCACTATTATTAAGTTTAAGCATCTTAAAAAGGGTGAACATCTGGTAAGGGAAGGTGCTTTTAATTACAATGCTATTAAAGTTATCAAGGGTTTGTTGGCGCATTATGTGATTGATAAAAATGGAGTTGAAAAAACATTGTTATTTGTACCCGAAAAGGGGTTTTCCGGTTCATTGCAAACTACTATGAACAAAAAACCGGCTGACGAGAATATTGTAGCTCTTGAAAACAGCTGGCTTGTATCTATCGATATTAGAGAACTGGAAAAACTGGCTTCTGAAAATATCCGAATACTAAAAATACTGAGTCAAAGCTACAAAGAGATTATTTTAGATGCTGCCACACGAATAAAATATTTAATTGTGCATAGCCCTGAAGAACGTTATTTACATTTCACCAAAACCTATCCCAATTTAGAGCAAAGAGTAAAACAAAAGGATCTGGCTTCTTTTCTTGGCATTACCGTTAGCTCACTTTCGCGTATAAGAGCACGAATTGCGAAAAATAAAAATTAG
- a CDS encoding DUF1801 domain-containing protein, with product MKTSRTIHPDFQLLLDFKGQDIIDLFKDLREYILELHPDSNELVYHTHALTAVFSISDKLSDAFCMLPIYTNHLNLGFNKGALLKDPNKLLTGTGNLIRHIDVKKTSDYRNPKVKALIQESIDFAIKDMGKPTKSIGKTISKIKKK from the coding sequence ATGAAAACTTCAAGAACAATTCATCCGGACTTTCAACTCTTATTGGACTTTAAAGGTCAAGATATAATTGACTTATTTAAAGACTTGCGGGAATATATTTTGGAGTTGCATCCGGACTCTAACGAACTTGTTTATCATACCCACGCCTTGACAGCGGTTTTTTCAATCTCCGACAAGCTATCAGACGCTTTTTGTATGTTGCCAATTTACACAAACCACCTAAACTTAGGCTTTAACAAAGGGGCGCTTCTTAAAGACCCTAATAAACTTTTGACAGGGACAGGAAATTTAATTAGGCACATTGACGTAAAAAAAACAAGCGATTACAGAAATCCTAAAGTAAAGGCATTAATACAAGAATCCATTGACTTTGCGATTAAGGATATGGGCAAACCGACAAAATCAATCGGTAAAACAATTTCAAAAATTAAGAAGAAATGA
- a CDS encoding VOC family protein, whose protein sequence is MKNKLTHFAIHIDNIDRAKKFYDEVFEWGFNSYGQDDFLQIKADKSEDGELIGAMQSRKYSPVTEKVIGLECTIGVENIEEIIERVKSNGGQVLMPKTAIPYVGYIAKFLDTEGNLICGMQYDNSAR, encoded by the coding sequence ATGAAAAATAAACTAACACATTTTGCCATACATATTGATAACATTGATAGGGCAAAGAAATTCTACGACGAAGTTTTTGAATGGGGTTTTAACTCTTATGGACAAGATGACTTTTTGCAAATCAAGGCAGATAAGTCAGAAGATGGAGAATTGATTGGAGCAATGCAATCAAGAAAATATTCACCAGTAACTGAAAAGGTAATCGGTTTGGAATGTACTATTGGTGTTGAGAATATTGAGGAAATCATAGAAAGAGTTAAAAGTAATGGCGGACAAGTCCTTATGCCAAAGACTGCGATTCCGTATGTTGGTTACATTGCCAAGTTTTTGGATACAGAAGGTAACTTGATTTGTGGAATGCAATATGACAATTCAGCGAGATGA
- a CDS encoding helix-turn-helix transcriptional regulator: MSIIVNLDVMMAKRKMSLNELSEKVGLTLSNLSILKTGKAKAIRFSTLEALCEVLNCQPGDILEFKNEMNEK, encoded by the coding sequence ATGTCAATCATTGTAAACTTAGATGTAATGATGGCAAAGCGAAAAATGTCACTTAATGAGCTATCAGAAAAAGTGGGGCTAACACTTTCTAATCTCTCGATCTTAAAAACCGGAAAAGCAAAAGCTATACGCTTTAGTACACTTGAGGCACTTTGTGAAGTGTTGAATTGCCAACCCGGAGATATTTTAGAATTTAAAAATGAAATGAATGAAAAATAA
- a CDS encoding DUF2975 domain-containing protein, with translation MSKTNSFVFWGLYIVAWIIFVGLSIEAGGLLVNFIFSLCKPEFVQNLYQKLDLSAIYKESRLAFFGIYSFILSISILKACLFYIVIRLMHQMDLSKPFNTFVSKQISLISYYTLIIGLLSYFARQITKSLMHHWVVLDNINSFWEDSQAFILMGAVIYIIATIFKQGVVIQNENDLTV, from the coding sequence ATGTCAAAAACAAACAGCTTTGTGTTTTGGGGCTTATATATTGTGGCTTGGATCATTTTTGTAGGCTTGTCTATAGAAGCCGGGGGCTTATTAGTAAACTTTATTTTCAGTCTGTGTAAGCCTGAATTTGTTCAAAATCTTTATCAAAAGTTGGATTTATCTGCAATATATAAGGAAAGTAGATTGGCTTTTTTTGGCATCTATAGCTTTATACTAAGTATTTCAATTTTAAAAGCTTGCCTTTTTTACATAGTAATCAGATTAATGCACCAAATGGATTTATCAAAACCGTTTAACACCTTTGTTTCAAAGCAAATTTCACTAATTAGCTATTACACCCTTATTATTGGTCTATTAAGTTACTTTGCCAGGCAGATTACCAAAAGTTTAATGCATCACTGGGTTGTTCTCGATAACATAAACTCCTTTTGGGAAGACAGCCAGGCATTTATTTTAATGGGAGCAGTTATTTACATTATTGCAACTATTTTCAAACAAGGAGTGGTCATACAAAACGAAAACGATTTAACTGTATAG
- a CDS encoding helix-turn-helix transcriptional regulator, whose product MYERKVMPNLNCGLDLVGEVLYGKWKIRLLWFIDQGHKRPSELQRKIPDASRRVLNMQLNELEKHELITRKIYPVVPPKVEYSLTEFGKTVIPVIAALGQWADKHEDHLRDVILKQTVISDLNDNLVI is encoded by the coding sequence ATGTATGAGAGGAAAGTAATGCCGAACCTGAACTGTGGGCTTGACCTGGTAGGTGAAGTGCTTTACGGAAAATGGAAGATACGACTGCTTTGGTTTATAGATCAGGGGCATAAGCGTCCAAGCGAACTGCAACGCAAAATACCCGATGCTTCACGCAGGGTTTTGAACATGCAGTTGAATGAATTGGAAAAACATGAACTGATTACCAGAAAAATTTATCCCGTTGTACCGCCAAAAGTGGAATACAGCCTTACAGAATTTGGTAAGACGGTAATTCCCGTTATTGCTGCATTAGGGCAATGGGCCGATAAACATGAAGACCATTTACGAGACGTGATTTTGAAACAAACTGTAATTTCGGATTTGAATGACAACCTGGTTATCTAA
- a CDS encoding SDR family oxidoreductase — protein MDYQNELSGKISLVTGSTKGAGKAIAERLLQAGATVIITARNAPEKENSSLHFIPADLSKAEGAQKVISEVLSTYGRLDILVNNLGGSSTPAGGFSALNDEDWISTLQANLLAPVRLDRGFLPQMIDRKSDVIIHIASIQGILPLYDSTLPYAAAKAGLINYSKSLSNEVTPKGVRVLTVSPGWINTTASIAWLGEIARSANSTVEEAQQSVMDALGGIPFGRPAEPKEVAELVGFLASPRANYLTGTNFVIDGGTVPTI, from the coding sequence ATGGATTATCAAAATGAATTATCAGGCAAAATCAGCCTGGTGACAGGAAGTACAAAAGGAGCCGGAAAGGCCATTGCAGAAAGGCTGCTACAAGCTGGTGCAACTGTAATTATAACCGCAAGAAATGCTCCTGAAAAAGAAAACAGCAGCCTGCATTTTATTCCTGCCGATCTGAGCAAGGCAGAAGGTGCGCAAAAAGTAATCAGCGAAGTGCTGTCAACCTATGGCAGGCTGGATATTCTGGTTAACAACCTTGGTGGCTCATCAACACCCGCCGGTGGTTTTTCTGCATTGAATGATGAGGATTGGATATCAACCCTGCAAGCTAATTTACTGGCTCCTGTCAGACTTGACAGAGGGTTTTTACCGCAAATGATTGATCGGAAAAGTGATGTTATTATCCACATCGCTTCTATCCAGGGTATATTACCGCTATACGATTCTACCCTGCCTTATGCCGCTGCAAAAGCAGGTTTGATCAATTACAGTAAAAGCTTATCGAATGAAGTTACGCCAAAAGGTGTTCGCGTGCTTACAGTTTCACCAGGATGGATAAATACAACAGCATCAATAGCATGGTTGGGCGAGATTGCAAGAAGTGCAAATAGTACTGTAGAAGAGGCTCAGCAAAGTGTGATGGATGCGTTGGGTGGAATACCTTTTGGCAGGCCCGCCGAACCCAAAGAGGTTGCTGAATTAGTCGGGTTTTTGGCTTCACCGAGAGCCAATTATTTAACAGGAACAAATTTCGTCATTGACGGCGGAACAGTACCAACTATTTAA
- a CDS encoding nuclear transport factor 2 family protein: MNLPKIVSDLVEAQNNFDSVAYAKCFSEIAVVHDEGKTHKGRKEIEFWIADANARYQATMQPVCFEEKGIQSILKAEASGKFDGSPIVLNYHLEIADGLIQSLKITG, from the coding sequence ATGAACTTACCGAAGATAGTATCAGATTTAGTAGAAGCACAAAACAACTTTGATAGTGTTGCTTACGCAAAATGTTTTTCCGAAATAGCCGTAGTCCATGATGAAGGCAAAACGCACAAAGGGCGGAAAGAGATAGAATTTTGGATTGCGGATGCCAATGCGAGGTACCAAGCTACCATGCAGCCCGTCTGCTTTGAAGAAAAAGGAATCCAAAGCATTTTAAAAGCAGAGGCTTCAGGGAAATTTGACGGCAGCCCTATTGTATTAAATTATCACTTAGAAATAGCTGATGGATTGATACAATCATTGAAAATTACAGGATAA
- a CDS encoding response regulator — MVLNIQMALNMPLRLQKVRAAPSYGSLRSGWAEQILYLTHPAGSIGLHFMSKTRVVIIEDEFFAASHLGELLTDLGYLVCGIYYSGEDFLKQTKWDFDIAIVDIFLSDKITGLDIAEKLNERLKPFIFLTANQDKQTLRAAARLIPQAYISKPFQQNDVQAALEIISHGLMPKIQVRTTHGIEEISSGDIIYIQSDGVYVQIHTTTGKITQRKLLKEIQDELPASFMRVHRSYLVNTQYIEKRTATTLTLRGEVIPISRNYRTEQDV, encoded by the coding sequence ATGGTTTTGAATATACAGATGGCTCTAAACATGCCCTTACGGCTGCAAAAGGTACGGGCAGCGCCCTCATACGGCAGCTTACGCAGCGGGTGGGCGGAACAGATTTTATATTTAACCCATCCAGCGGGCAGTATAGGTTTACATTTTATGAGTAAAACAAGGGTAGTAATAATAGAAGACGAGTTTTTTGCAGCCAGTCACCTGGGCGAATTGCTCACTGATTTGGGGTATCTAGTGTGTGGAATATATTACAGCGGCGAAGATTTTTTAAAGCAAACAAAGTGGGATTTTGATATTGCTATTGTAGATATATTTCTCTCAGATAAGATAACAGGGTTAGATATAGCAGAAAAACTGAATGAACGGTTGAAGCCATTTATTTTTCTTACTGCCAACCAGGATAAACAAACCCTTAGAGCCGCCGCCCGTCTCATTCCCCAAGCCTATATAAGTAAACCTTTTCAGCAAAATGATGTGCAGGCCGCACTTGAAATTATTTCTCACGGGCTGATGCCCAAAATACAGGTGCGCACCACGCATGGCATCGAGGAGATTAGTTCGGGAGATATTATATATATTCAGTCTGATGGTGTGTATGTCCAAATTCACACCACCACCGGCAAAATAACCCAACGGAAATTACTGAAAGAAATACAGGACGAGCTTCCTGCTTCATTCATGAGGGTGCACAGGTCATATCTCGTCAATACACAATATATTGAGAAAAGAACTGCAACCACACTCACACTACGGGGTGAGGTTATTCCCATATCACGCAACTACAGAACCGAACAGGATGTTTAA